In the genome of Impatiens glandulifera chromosome 6, dImpGla2.1, whole genome shotgun sequence, the window ATTCTGTAATATACTTATAAACTCCTGCATGGACTTTAATGACAACTCTGATAAGATTAACAGTAGGGAGAGAATCAATAGCATCTTGAATTGATGTAAAGTCTCCGGTGGCCGGATTCTTGTCGACGGTGAGACTAAAAGAAGGAAAGACTTTGTTTTTAGAGGGTTTAAAGAGTGAATGCTTGAGTGTTCCAACAAATTCAACCCATTTCATGAATTGGGTCTCTGATAATTCAACTTGTGTTGTGTTTGGCGTCAAGAACTGATCAAATCTCTTGGGTCTAATGCCTTTTGTATGGGAGAATACATGATTTGCATttaagagaagaagaagaagaaaagcaAGAATGTAGAATTTTGACATGAACATGATGAACATGAACATGATTGTAGAGAGTGAGATTGATTATTGAGAATCTggaatttataattaatgaagaaaCTAAAGTAGGGTTAGGTGGCGGGAAGAGGATTATGACATGTTATTAGAGGTCACGGGTGATCGATCCACTGACAATcatggagagagagagagaaagatcaCAGGAGTGGAATTGTTGACAGATTTCTTTTGTTTACAGATGTTGCACTTTTTGGTCAtgctaataaaatatattacttttttttatttatttgatttgttaaaaataatattaattttgtttgatttgtgaATCACTTGTTTGTGTATGTTGATTATTAATAgtttattatgaataaaaacagTATTTTTGGGTGGTTTCTGTTTTTTATGCTGTCTTgttttaagtatttaaattaaatcaattctgattgatttatttaaacaagGTTGATTGAGGGTTGATTTTGATATAATTctgatttatttaaaacaatgttGATTGGGGAGTTGATTTTGAGATTATAgtttgtttttgataaatatatttaaagggtattaatatataatgataaaataattttataaattttttttagtgaatAAATTGTATGATTTAATTGATGTGTaagtaaatgaaataattatttaattaagattaaatttaaaaaaattaaataaaagtatataaaatttaCTCAAATAATTGCACTATctagttatattaatatatacataattataataaatttcataacattatttcatataaattaatataccaatataaataatttcaaaacaaaaatattttttttttgagaagcCAGCTCCAAATATATCCAAACGTggtcatttattattattatttaaaaaattatcatgacCTACCACTCCCACTTTCATTTAAACactcaaaatatatgaataatgtaccaatctaaataattaaatatttgatacatCCACttgatcaaaatataatatattccaAAATAGAACCAAATAgaaggtatgttttgaactatATACATTTTTCATTAATCTAAATAAGAACACAATTGTTACCAAATAAATGATATGTTTCTGAGGTATCATCATAATCTcaataagaaaaacaaatccTTTTAGAAGAGATCTAAATATGTACACAAAATGTTCATAAATCAGTggtataacatatatatatatatatatatttacttccaAACCTTTATAGCCCCGTCTCTACTGCTCGATATCAAAAGTCTCTGGTTCAGCTTCACCGAAGCCAAAGACAAGATCGAGTCATGATGACAACCTGCTGAATCAACCGCAGCAGCTGAAAGAACTGTCTTCGCCGTTAGTTTCGTTGCTAGTGGCCGCCTTTTCGTTTCCTATTATCAAATCCAATCCTAATTCAATTCCcttaaaccaaaaaatatatatattactcattagtattatatatatatacctgtaCTATCTGCATTCCACAGCTAGATTTTGTCTCGTAAAAATCATCATTTCCAACACCCTTTATCGACGGCCCACAGACACAGTAACTTCGATCGGGACTGCAATAGGAAGAACAAAGTTTTAGTTGATTTGTGCAAATGGTAATAGAATACAATAGAGTGAAAGAGAAGAGTGCCTGCAATGGTCCCAACGCCGGATTTTCAAGTCTGTACTGCCAGTTAATATATCTCCGCCAGGCAATGGGAGCAACGATCGTATTCCAGGAAGACGATGGGGGTGTTCATTGAGCTCGTCAACTCTATATTTTGGGTTCAAATTCCGTCTAAGATCTGCTTTCAGGTTTCCTTTGTTTGAAGACGGTCTGCTTAAGGCCCAAGGTTTCTCACATGAGTCACCCTCATTTTCATAACTCGCCATCCTCAGAACCTAAAACAGACCATCAAAGGCAGGAATTTATATCCCCCAACAAagaagtatataataataataataatatttgttgaagggttatttgaatatcCCATCTCAATCACTTCATCAATCAAGAGGATATTTATTAGTCATTCAACCCAAATAACgtcaaataatacatttttcaccAAACAAGGTTTTCTTTTCTCTAAAAAatcagtttatttaaataaaatacctaaACCAAACAAAGCTCTAAAAGTGTTAAACAAAGATTATAGAGTTTTGGTGTTGGGTTATTGTTCATGGATATTTCCTAAGGACATCTTTTATATATCACATTCCCACAAAAATTTTCAACTCACCTAGAAATAGTTAATGCTTAGTCTTCAGGGTAACTGCCTTAAGCATGTTGTTCTTTCCGTGCTAGAAACAAAAAAGACGGGTCTACATGCAAAATAAacctaaggccttgtttgatgtaggttatttgAGTCTCAAATCAACATCtcctcatcaatcacatcattcaaattgtaaaccaaaatattttttactattatatatttatattcctAATGTCTTTTCACCCAAGTAACCTGTTTTGCAATAACTTACACCAAACAAGGTCATTTGGACATATCCTTGAGGCTTGATCACACAAGGCCTAAATCATGTCCATTATATGGGCTATGTTTTTTTCAGGCAAAAGAAGTAGCAGTGCATCtatcaaacattatttatatattaaggaATTTAACGAATTTGGAGACATTAAAAGGAAAGAATTGGGCGAGACCTGATGGCAGCTCCCATTTTCAGCATTCCAGAGTGAAATTTCATTAGAACCAGCAGCAACATAAACAAGAGGCCTTGAAGCAGTAGACATAGCTGCATTTGCAGGTGGAAGGAAAAGACAGATTTTCTCAATAGGACATGGATTAGAATACTGCCAAGAGTGAACAGGTATGCAGAATCTCAGATCCCAAAGAGTAAGCACACCCCTAGAAGATCCTGAAACAAACCAATTGCCACATGGCCCTGTTGCCAAAGAAGAGACATAGCCCTCCTCAGGCTTCACCTTTGAATTCCACGCTGTTGAATTTGATCTAACATCCCAGATATGAATCCCACAATTTTGTGTGCTGTACATAATCATCTGCTTGCCCTCATCATCGGAAAGGTAACTCAGAAGACTGAGTATGGCACCTTCACCGACACTCCTCTTTTTTACGTCAGCAATGCCCGTATATTTCTCAACTACACTCCCAAGTCCTCTAGAGATATAATCGACTGAGAACATATGTATCGTTCCATCACAAGCCCCAACAAACACTTGTGCAGAGCTCTGAAGCATAGTAACACACAGTGCGCGACTTCCTTCAAGTGAATAGGTCAGTCTTGATCTAAACGAAATGTCCTTCTCCAACTTTCTCGAATCCCATACCTTAACAGTGGAGTCATCAGAAGCACTCACGAAAAAGCTCTGGTCAGAAGAAACTGCAATGTCATTGACAGCAGAACGATGTTCTTGAAGGTGTGCCACCAGCACCCCTCTTGGCCTCCAACCTGAATCTGGAATCGAAGATGAACGAGGAAAGGATGGTAAACCGATATTCTCGGTTGGTGAAGAGATATCTTCCGAATTGTCTTGAAATTTACTGTTGATATAAGCGATTTGATCGTTGTCTCGACCGTCTGCTTCATGAACCACCCTGTGAAACTGTTTTGATCCACCACCCATAATGCTGAATGAACCAGATACGAGTTTAGGTGCTGGAACTGAACTAGCTAAGCTTAGTGAGTTATTCACTGTATCCAACCAAGGGGTGGATAAAGAACTAAACCGTAGATCATTCAGTTGTAAGGATGACTCAGAAGCTGCAGAAGGTTTTTCAACAGCTCGCTTATCCTCTTTGAAACAATACAAAGGTATGCCGTGTGATGGCTTATCATAAAACAAGCTACTGACACCGTTTGCCTGTGGAGATATGGAGCTAGATAACTGAGTTTTTTCCTGGAAAAGATAGTCACGACTCTCAGTCGCCACAGTAGAATTTGGCGCAAAGCTTTTCATCATACTCATCTTAGCATCACCCTCACTGTGTTCAGAAAGGTTGAACAACTCCTTAGAACTACCAAAAGGCTTGTCAGACCAGCTCATCATTGGATCCAAGTCTTCAGATTCTCTTTTCGGTAAATCTACAGTCTCCCACTGTTTGAACTGTGATGTGGACTTGTACCAAATCTTCCTTTGTCTCTCTAACATGTCTGATGATGCTCTACTATCATTTTCTAACACTTCATAGAACACTTGCCTAGTAACAGGATGCCTTAGACATGACAGAAGGGCCGTTTCTGAAGCTAAAGAAGATGGTTGCCTACGGAGGAAAGGATGTATACGAGGAACAAGGAAAACGTAAGAATCAACTGGACCTAAACTATCACTAATAGCTGCAATATAAGTAACTGCTGACTTCCTTACACATTGACTGGGAAAACATAGTAATGGAAAAACAAGCTCAATCATTTCAAGAAGTATCCTCTTCCGCAAAAAACCATTCTTGCATAACATTGCTAAGCAATCCAAGGCATTCACAATGACAGGTTCTGAAGTATCACTTAAAGCCTGCTCAATGTAGGGTAAAAGATATTCCTCTACACTTCTTTGTCCGACAAAGAAGCAAACATAGACAATTTGCTGGTAAAACATGGCTCTTAGCTGCTCATCTCTATCGTTAAGAAAAGCAGGGAGTATAGGCAGCAAAACATCATTGCTCTGTTTCTGGCCAAAAAACCAACAAAGGTTGCCAATATCTTGTAAGAGTGCTCTTCTGATATTTGGTGTTTGCTTTGGACCCATTACAAGTTCCTGAATGACCTCAGCTATTGACTTTCTTAATTGTGCAAGCTGTCCAGTGGCATTTAATTTCTGCAGTTTATCTTCCGTAACAGAAGAAGCTAATTTATTAGGTGGGTTTAATTCAGTGAGAACACCAGCCTCACTCAAGCTAATTGAATGAATTAAAAACCCATAAGAAGTTAATGCTAGTTTAGATATACTGCTGGCATAACAGATCCTCACACTTTCCTCTAGATCATCAGGAACCATGGAAAGCATTGGAAGAATATACTCTGGAAATATTTTAGCATCACTAGGTGGAAAGTCTCGAACTAAAGGCAATATGTCACATAGTGTTTCCAAAGCAGCACAACGCACAATTGATGATAGATCAGACAACATAGCAACTACATATGGAATAACACGCTGCAATCTATCTTCGTCATCTATATATAATGCACAAGCCTTCAATAAAAGTACGGCTACCCTCCTCAAATAAGAGAACTTGACATTGCGTATGCAGGAACACAGCAGTGTCGCAATTAAGACCATACCTTCACAGCTCACTTTATCATCAGGTAATGGAGAGAAAGGTACTCCAAAGTTATCTGATTGATACTCATTATCTGACGTAAATACATTTAACTCATCCAGTGTGATCTTTTTCACAAAAGGATGATGATTTCTTTTAAACACGCTAGACATGGATTGAAGGAGTTCGTCTGGGGACTGGATATCACATTGTTCTCCCTTATGAGAAGCTGGCATGCTCTTAATAGCCACATTCTTAACAGAATCTAGCTTGGTTGTTTTTACATCCCTGGCTAAATTGTTGATGTCGCTGAGAAGTTCAAGCCGACCATGAGAAGAAGAGCTTTTCATTACTGGTTCTCTTCCTGAAACCGAGGTTTGATTAGTATTCATCTGCTGTGATAAGTGGCCAACATTGGTGGTTGAAGGTGTTATCAGACCAACACTTTCGTTGTTCAATTGATTACCCATCATTTGTCTGTGAATTTCCGGAAAAATTGTCTGACATGCAAATACCTAACcaggaaaaaaaatgaatgtttAATCGGTCAAGGTGGTCAATCACAAATGAGAAAACTACAGTCTTTTACCCTTTTGTCGCTGTCAAATGGATTCAAGTGGGCAAAGAAGTTATGCAGAAACGGTGAAAAATAGTTCGGAAATACAACACTTGTGTAGCTCTG includes:
- the LOC124942013 gene encoding serine/threonine-protein kinase VPS15 gives rise to the protein MGNKIARTTQASATEYYLHDLPSSYNLVLKEVLGRGRFLKSIQCKHDEGLVLVKVYFKRGDSIDLREYERRLAQIREIFRGLDHPHCWPFQFWLETDKAAYLLRQYFFNNLHDRLGTRPFLSVVEKKWLAFQLLYAVKQCHEKGVCHGDIKCENVLVTSWNWLYLADFASFKPTYIPYDDPSDFSFFFDTGGRRRCYLAPERFYEHGNEIHVPQESPLIPSMDIFAVGCVIAELFLEGQPLFELSQLLAYRRGQYDPSQHLEKIPDAAIRKMILHMIQLDPELRLSAEEYLQSYTSVVFPNYFSPFLHNFFAHLNPFDSDKRVFACQTIFPEIHRQMMGNQLNNESVGLITPSTTNVGHLSQQMNTNQTSVSGREPVMKSSSSHGRLELLSDINNLARDVKTTKLDSVKNVAIKSMPASHKGEQCDIQSPDELLQSMSSVFKRNHHPFVKKITLDELNVFTSDNEYQSDNFGVPFSPLPDDKVSCEGMVLIATLLCSCIRNVKFSYLRRVAVLLLKACALYIDDEDRLQRVIPYVVAMLSDLSSIVRCAALETLCDILPLVRDFPPSDAKIFPEYILPMLSMVPDDLEESVRICYASSISKLALTSYGFLIHSISLSEAGVLTELNPPNKLASSVTEDKLQKLNATGQLAQLRKSIAEVIQELVMGPKQTPNIRRALLQDIGNLCWFFGQKQSNDVLLPILPAFLNDRDEQLRAMFYQQIVYVCFFVGQRSVEEYLLPYIEQALSDTSEPVIVNALDCLAMLCKNGFLRKRILLEMIELVFPLLCFPSQCVRKSAVTYIAAISDSLGPVDSYVFLVPRIHPFLRRQPSSLASETALLSCLRHPVTRQVFYEVLENDSRASSDMLERQRKIWYKSTSQFKQWETVDLPKRESEDLDPMMSWSDKPFGSSKELFNLSEHSEGDAKMSMMKSFAPNSTVATESRDYLFQEKTQLSSSISPQANGVSSLFYDKPSHGIPLYCFKEDKRAVEKPSAASESSLQLNDLRFSSLSTPWLDTVNNSLSLASSVPAPKLVSGSFSIMGGGSKQFHRVVHEADGRDNDQIAYINSKFQDNSEDISSPTENIGLPSFPRSSSIPDSGWRPRGVLVAHLQEHRSAVNDIAVSSDQSFFVSASDDSTVKVWDSRKLEKDISFRSRLTYSLEGSRALCVTMLQSSAQVFVGACDGTIHMFSVDYISRGLGSVVEKYTGIADVKKRSVGEGAILSLLSYLSDDEGKQMIMYSTQNCGIHIWDVRSNSTAWNSKVKPEEGYVSSLATGPCGNWFVSGSSRGVLTLWDLRFCIPVHSWQYSNPCPIEKICLFLPPANAAMSTASRPLVYVAAGSNEISLWNAENGSCHQVLRMASYENEGDSCEKPWALSRPSSNKGNLKADLRRNLNPKYRVDELNEHPHRLPGIRSLLPLPGGDILTGSTDLKIRRWDHCSPDRSYCVCGPSIKGVGNDDFYETKSSCGMQIVQETKRRPLATKLTAKTVLSAAAVDSAGCHHDSILSLASVKLNQRLLISSSRDGAIKVWK